One Leptolyngbyaceae cyanobacterium DNA segment encodes these proteins:
- a CDS encoding AarF/ABC1/UbiB kinase family protein, translating into MNQHPLARLKRYDPNAIARYYSKRPWLAIWRTITIIRYFAGFLLGLKWDEWQNRVEQNKFKRAAQLRKILTKLGPTYIKVGQALSTRPDLIRKDFLDELIKLQDQLPPFDTRMAFNIIESELDRAVDELYSQISPQPIAAASLGQVYRARLYTGEEVAVKVQRPNLIPILTLDLYLIRWASGWLAPWLPLNLGHDLTLIVDEFGIKLFEEIDYLNEGRNAEKFAANFRDNPEVKVPAIYWRYSSNRVLTLEWIHGIKLTDTEQIKKAGLDSDALIRIGVTSGLQQLLEHGFFHADPHPGNLFGLQPQCPVDAEKQPTKWVQGGQMAYIDFGMMDQLDQGTKETLVDAVVHLINKDYLDLAADFVKLGFLTPETDIRPIVPALEAVLGDIIGKNVRDFNFKTITDRFSELMFEYPFRVPAKFALIIRSLVTQEGLALSINSNFKIVEVAYPYVARRLLTGETPELRRRLIEVLFKDGKFQWQRLENMISIARTDNNFDLLPTAQLGLQYLLSDEGKFLRRQLVLALTEDERLHTEEVRRLWNLIKDDIKPAQIFNAALGALAELSTEGAAAILPSIGVLAALSGKN; encoded by the coding sequence GTGAATCAGCATCCACTCGCTCGGTTAAAACGCTACGATCCAAATGCGATCGCACGTTACTACAGCAAACGTCCCTGGCTAGCCATCTGGCGTACTATCACCATCATTCGTTATTTTGCTGGATTTCTGTTGGGGTTGAAATGGGACGAATGGCAAAATCGGGTTGAGCAGAACAAATTTAAAAGAGCGGCGCAGCTACGAAAAATTCTCACCAAACTAGGCCCTACATATATTAAAGTCGGTCAAGCCTTATCGACGCGACCAGATTTGATCCGAAAAGACTTCTTAGACGAGTTGATCAAATTACAGGATCAACTGCCACCTTTTGATACTAGGATGGCCTTTAATATAATAGAGTCCGAGCTAGATAGGGCTGTAGATGAACTATATAGTCAAATTTCTCCCCAACCGATCGCGGCGGCTAGCTTAGGACAAGTTTATCGAGCCAGACTTTACACCGGGGAAGAAGTAGCGGTTAAGGTACAGCGACCGAACTTAATCCCCATCCTGACACTAGACTTATACTTAATTCGTTGGGCATCTGGTTGGCTAGCACCTTGGCTTCCCCTGAATTTGGGGCATGATTTGACCTTGATTGTCGATGAATTCGGCATTAAGTTATTTGAGGAAATTGATTACCTGAACGAAGGACGCAACGCCGAAAAATTTGCTGCCAACTTCCGAGATAATCCAGAGGTAAAAGTTCCGGCTATTTATTGGCGCTACAGCAGCAATCGCGTCCTTACCCTAGAGTGGATACACGGTATTAAGCTGACAGATACCGAACAAATTAAAAAAGCCGGACTCGATAGCGATGCTTTGATCCGAATCGGGGTAACTTCCGGATTGCAACAACTTTTAGAACATGGATTTTTCCATGCTGACCCTCACCCTGGTAATTTGTTTGGTCTACAACCGCAATGTCCGGTAGATGCGGAAAAGCAACCCACTAAATGGGTGCAGGGTGGTCAGATGGCTTATATTGATTTTGGCATGATGGATCAATTAGACCAGGGAACGAAAGAAACTCTGGTAGATGCAGTCGTCCATCTGATCAATAAGGATTATTTGGATTTAGCGGCGGATTTTGTCAAACTCGGTTTCTTGACGCCAGAAACGGATATTCGCCCGATCGTACCTGCTTTAGAAGCAGTGTTAGGGGATATAATTGGTAAAAACGTCAGGGATTTCAACTTCAAAACGATTACCGATCGCTTTTCGGAGTTGATGTTCGAGTATCCGTTCCGGGTACCTGCGAAGTTTGCGCTGATTATTCGTTCGTTGGTAACTCAGGAAGGTTTGGCTCTGAGTATCAATTCTAATTTTAAGATCGTGGAAGTGGCTTATCCTTATGTGGCGCGACGGCTACTGACGGGGGAAACACCGGAATTGCGGCGACGTTTGATCGAGGTGTTATTCAAAGATGGTAAGTTCCAATGGCAGCGTTTGGAAAATATGATCTCGATCGCGCGTACCGACAACAACTTCGATCTATTGCCAACAGCCCAACTCGGTCTGCAATACTTACTTTCCGATGAAGGTAAGTTTCTCCGTCGTCAGTTAGTGCTTGCGCTGACAGAAGATGAACGACTTCACACCGAAGAAGTCAGACGGTTGTGGAACTTGATTAAGGATGATATCAAGCCAGCACAAATATTTAATGCTGCTTTAGGCGCTTTAGCTGAATTATCCACCGAAGGAGCAGCCGCTATTTTACCTTCTATCGGTGTTTTGGCAGCTTTATCTGGCAAAAACTGA